A window of the Elusimicrobiota bacterium genome harbors these coding sequences:
- a CDS encoding DUF1343 domain-containing protein: MKKVFLSVENKFHIAFTAIAVFFAPLFFASALNAYVLTGLDVLKRQDFAQFEGKRAAIVTNQTGVDRSGLSSVDDLFNSRNVKLTAIFTPEHGFRGTATDGEEIGNSTDPVTGLPIYSLYGKTLRPTAAMLSGIDVIFFDIQDVGARFYTYLTTMALCMEEAAKRKIDFVVLDRPNPITGSVLEGPVLDPSVQEFTGYFPVPVRHGLTPGEMALLHKDLRKLDLNLTVIKLQGWDRTMYYDETGLNWVNPSPNIRGVDAAIMYPGIGCFESTNMSVGRGTDSPFIWFGAPWLDAQRLAATLNSSGLEGVRFYAEDRTPSKDAYAGRLCRGIRIEITDRASARPMDIFVRAVCAMRDKRYYGEFRVREAEFRLMAGNNVYKAVYESTDSAEKILADFASQCRDFESYRAKYLLY, translated from the coding sequence ATGAAAAAGGTTTTTTTATCCGTAGAAAATAAATTTCACATTGCTTTTACAGCCATTGCGGTTTTTTTTGCGCCGCTGTTTTTCGCCTCCGCTCTTAACGCCTATGTTTTGACCGGCCTCGACGTGCTGAAGCGGCAGGATTTCGCCCAGTTCGAGGGTAAACGGGCCGCTATAGTGACCAATCAAACCGGGGTGGACCGCTCGGGCTTGAGTTCCGTGGACGATCTTTTTAATTCCCGAAATGTAAAGCTGACAGCCATATTCACCCCGGAACACGGTTTCAGGGGCACAGCAACTGACGGGGAAGAGATAGGCAATTCAACCGACCCCGTTACCGGCCTGCCGATCTACAGCCTGTACGGCAAAACGCTCAGGCCCACCGCGGCCATGCTCTCGGGCATAGATGTTATATTTTTTGATATACAGGACGTCGGCGCCAGATTTTACACCTACCTTACCACCATGGCGCTGTGCATGGAGGAGGCGGCTAAACGAAAAATAGATTTTGTGGTTCTGGACCGCCCGAACCCGATAACCGGGTCGGTTTTGGAAGGTCCCGTGCTTGACCCGTCCGTTCAGGAGTTTACAGGTTATTTCCCGGTGCCGGTGCGTCATGGCCTTACGCCGGGTGAGATGGCCCTGCTTCACAAGGACCTGCGCAAGCTTGACCTCAATTTGACAGTTATAAAGTTGCAGGGCTGGGACAGGACCATGTATTACGACGAAACCGGCCTCAACTGGGTAAACCCGTCCCCGAACATCAGGGGAGTGGATGCAGCCATAATGTATCCCGGCATAGGCTGTTTTGAGTCCACCAACATGTCGGTGGGCCGGGGCACGGATTCGCCTTTTATATGGTTCGGGGCGCCCTGGCTGGACGCGCAAAGGCTTGCCGCAACGCTTAACTCTTCGGGTCTGGAAGGCGTTCGTTTTTACGCCGAGGACAGAACTCCCTCAAAAGACGCTTATGCCGGCCGCTTGTGCCGCGGCATAAGGATCGAGATAACGGACAGGGCGTCCGCGCGCCCGATGGATATTTTCGTGCGGGCCGTCTGCGCCATGCGCGATAAACGATATTACGGGGAGTTCAGGGTAAGGGAAGCTGAATTCAGGCTTATGGCCGGGAACAATGTGTACAAGGCTGTTTACGAATCCACCGATTCCGCCGAAAAGATCCTGGCCGATTTTGCCTCCCAATGCCGGGACTTTGAGAGTTACAGAGCCAAATATCTTTTATACTGA
- a CDS encoding response regulator: MKPIKILAVDDDVAILDFYSSLLSKAGYQVETAVEATAAIILFKEAPSDLLILDVAMPSGGGKQVLEVVSSLIQEGVPIVFVTGLPEKIVPWVSGMTNVRVLKKPVDSEELLSVISGFLPKSAQ, encoded by the coding sequence ATGAAACCTATCAAAATACTTGCGGTGGACGACGATGTCGCTATTCTTGACTTTTACTCTTCGCTGCTTTCGAAGGCAGGGTACCAGGTCGAGACTGCGGTAGAAGCTACGGCGGCTATCATATTGTTCAAGGAAGCCCCGTCGGACCTTCTTATCCTGGACGTAGCCATGCCGTCTGGCGGCGGGAAACAGGTATTAGAAGTGGTCAGCAGCCTTATTCAGGAAGGAGTCCCTATAGTGTTCGTTACGGGCCTCCCCGAAAAAATAGTCCCTTGGGTTTCGGGGATGACCAATGTCCGCGTATTGAAGAAGCCGGTAGATAGCGAAGAGCTCCTCTCCGTTATATCGGGTTTTCTGCCGAAAAGCGCCCAGTAG
- the lpdA gene encoding dihydrolipoyl dehydrogenase, whose product MPKKVIVIGSGPGGYPAALRLKELGAEVCIIESGDFGGTCLNRGCIPSKAFLDTAHRAHAFEGLRKLLKDGSGANFSPAMLDWEKIKARRAGVVLKLRASLEKLFQAKKIEIIRGKAVFTGKNEITVTTAQNPVKKQFDAAVLAAGTRPGFPPPFLEFKEQLADSDRIFDLPRLPGSILIVGGGVIGLEFACFFNAMGVETSVLELLPEILSGEDPQVTRVVRSSFEKRGVKFHFGKKAVKLEISGGTKIVTLEDGSQLKAEEILVGAGRSADLSGLGLETIGLKWDRKGVKVDEFMRTAAENVYAAGDINGISPLAHSASRQGEIAAENIFGAQKTFDADLAPKCVYAWPEVGTVGLNSAQAGAKGLVVKTSRAFFLGVGKAAATEETEGFVQLVFDAADETVLGAQIVGGPATELIHLMALAVKLKLKRADMREIIYAHPTMAEAIHEALNK is encoded by the coding sequence ATGCCTAAAAAAGTTATAGTCATAGGTTCCGGCCCCGGCGGCTATCCGGCGGCGCTCCGCCTGAAGGAGCTGGGAGCGGAAGTTTGCATAATCGAGTCAGGTGATTTCGGCGGAACCTGCCTTAACCGCGGCTGCATCCCCTCAAAAGCCTTCCTTGACACCGCCCACCGGGCACACGCTTTTGAAGGCCTGCGCAAATTGCTTAAGGACGGCTCAGGCGCGAACTTTTCCCCGGCCATGCTGGACTGGGAAAAGATAAAGGCCCGGCGCGCCGGGGTGGTGCTTAAACTGCGCGCTTCGCTTGAGAAACTTTTCCAGGCAAAAAAAATAGAAATAATCCGCGGCAAAGCCGTCTTCACCGGCAAAAACGAAATTACCGTAACAACCGCGCAGAACCCAGTTAAAAAACAGTTCGACGCAGCGGTGCTGGCCGCCGGCACAAGGCCGGGCTTCCCCCCGCCTTTCCTGGAATTCAAGGAACAGCTGGCCGATTCGGATCGGATATTTGACCTGCCCCGGCTGCCGGGTTCCATTTTAATAGTGGGCGGCGGCGTAATAGGGCTTGAATTCGCCTGCTTCTTTAACGCCATGGGCGTTGAGACAAGCGTTTTGGAACTGCTTCCAGAGATTCTTTCGGGAGAAGACCCGCAGGTGACGCGCGTCGTGCGCTCCTCTTTTGAAAAACGCGGCGTTAAGTTCCACTTCGGCAAAAAAGCCGTGAAACTTGAAATATCCGGCGGCACAAAAATAGTGACGCTGGAAGACGGCTCGCAGCTGAAAGCGGAAGAAATATTGGTGGGCGCGGGACGCTCCGCGGACCTGTCCGGTCTGGGGCTTGAGACCATAGGCCTCAAATGGGACCGGAAGGGCGTTAAGGTGGACGAATTTATGCGCACCGCCGCGGAAAATGTTTATGCCGCGGGCGACATCAACGGAATTTCCCCGCTTGCGCATTCAGCCAGCCGTCAGGGCGAAATAGCGGCTGAAAATATTTTCGGCGCCCAAAAAACTTTTGACGCGGACCTGGCACCCAAATGCGTTTACGCCTGGCCGGAAGTGGGTACGGTGGGTCTGAACAGTGCTCAGGCCGGAGCCAAAGGACTTGTGGTAAAAACCTCACGGGCTTTTTTTCTGGGAGTGGGCAAAGCGGCGGCCACTGAAGAAACGGAAGGATTTGTGCAGCTGGTATTTGACGCCGCCGACGAAACCGTGCTGGGCGCCCAGATAGTAGGCGGGCCGGCAACTGAACTGATACACCTTATGGCGCTTGCGGTTAAACTTAAGCTGAAACGCGCGGATATGCGCGAAATAATTTACGCGCACCCCACAATGGCGGAAGCCATACATGAGGCGCTCAATAAATAG
- a CDS encoding exodeoxyribonuclease III produces MMSIKILSWNVNGYRAALTKGFHKFLETSGADIVGLQEIKARPEQLEPEDMAFAGYKSGWCPAERKGYSGVAAFYKTPPLSVSCGMGIAKYDVEGRVIALEYPTFHLLNVYFPNGGQGPERLAYKLNFYEAFLEYIEALRKTGKAIIFCGDVNTAHKEIDLARPKENENNSGFMPVERVWLDKITALGWVDTFRSLHPEPDNYTWWDYKTRARERNVGWRIDYFFINEEKKGLVKDAFILPQVQGSDHCPIGLQLELQET; encoded by the coding sequence ATTATGTCAATAAAAATTCTTTCCTGGAATGTTAACGGGTACCGGGCGGCCCTCACTAAAGGCTTCCATAAGTTCCTTGAGACCTCAGGGGCGGATATCGTCGGTCTGCAGGAGATAAAGGCAAGGCCGGAGCAACTGGAACCGGAAGATATGGCCTTCGCGGGCTATAAGTCGGGCTGGTGCCCCGCCGAACGAAAAGGCTACAGCGGAGTGGCGGCTTTCTATAAAACCCCGCCGCTCTCCGTCTCCTGTGGCATGGGAATAGCTAAATATGATGTGGAAGGCCGCGTAATAGCGCTTGAATATCCCACTTTCCACCTACTCAACGTTTATTTTCCTAACGGCGGACAGGGCCCTGAAAGACTGGCTTACAAACTGAATTTTTACGAAGCTTTTCTGGAATATATCGAAGCCCTGCGCAAGACCGGCAAGGCCATAATCTTCTGTGGCGATGTAAACACTGCGCACAAGGAAATAGACCTCGCGCGTCCGAAAGAGAATGAGAATAATTCCGGCTTCATGCCGGTTGAGCGCGTCTGGCTTGATAAAATAACCGCCCTGGGATGGGTGGACACTTTCCGTTCACTGCATCCTGAGCCGGATAATTATACCTGGTGGGATTATAAAACGCGCGCCCGCGAACGCAATGTGGGCTGGCGAATAGATTACTTTTTTATCAACGAGGAAAAAAAAGGCCTCGTTAAAGACGCCTTCATACTGCCGCAAGTACAGGGTTCAGACCATTGCCCCATAGGGCTGCAACTGGAATTGCAGGAAACATAA
- a CDS encoding TIGR03545 family protein produces MRKSYIVPRLVLLLLIWAFFFFAFDPLLKWGMIKGIEKGAKAKVEIASLHTTFLHPSLKLTGLVVADSNDEYRNLVEFSDLSFSAMGAPLLEKKLVVDNASLSGLRFGTARKTSGKLAFVKEEPSELVEGFKKESKNFALDRAADVKTDTVKSYKVDPAELESVKLAKQLEESYQKDYRSIAERVDTKKYQDGLDALKARYEKAKGEGNFAKQAKDYADIAKEVKKLTADFKKDKQEAEAALAKAKDSFKAVDEARKKDLAAVMSKMKLPSMDTQSIARMLAGPMLAEKTAAGMKWISLARKYIPSDSKGVQKNEARRGRVVHFPKAESYPSFLVRRMSVSGELGAEDPLEYKGEIDGLTTQPKVYGKPMTALIKGAKGARRLDFKCSVDTSGQEIKTDSALLISGIPVKQLQFGSPSSFMVDITGASGAFEGTLKTEGENLDGKAFVRLTGATFKPKADNIKAPLRSAVEASFSGLSSALIETAIAGTVKSPKLSVSTDLANALSKAFSGAMGAEIKNAREEAQKKIDEALKPYRAKLDGLASEKQAELGGKLKDAESKISGMGDGLLKNLVPGKMKFPKFKL; encoded by the coding sequence ATGCGTAAATCATATATAGTTCCCCGCCTGGTACTGCTCCTGCTCATCTGGGCCTTTTTCTTCTTCGCCTTTGACCCGCTGCTGAAATGGGGCATGATAAAGGGTATTGAAAAAGGCGCTAAAGCTAAGGTTGAAATAGCCTCTCTTCATACTACTTTCCTGCATCCGTCGCTGAAACTGACCGGCCTGGTCGTGGCGGACTCCAACGACGAATACCGTAACCTGGTGGAATTCTCGGATTTGTCCTTTTCGGCCATGGGCGCGCCGCTGCTGGAGAAGAAGCTGGTTGTGGACAACGCTTCGCTTTCAGGCCTGCGCTTCGGCACGGCCAGAAAGACCTCCGGGAAACTCGCTTTTGTTAAGGAAGAACCTTCGGAGCTGGTGGAGGGGTTCAAAAAAGAGTCCAAAAATTTTGCGCTGGACCGCGCCGCAGACGTAAAGACCGACACGGTAAAAAGCTATAAGGTAGACCCGGCGGAGCTTGAATCCGTGAAACTGGCCAAACAGCTTGAGGAAAGCTACCAGAAAGACTACAGGAGCATTGCGGAGCGCGTTGATACGAAGAAATACCAGGACGGTCTGGACGCGCTGAAAGCCCGCTACGAGAAAGCAAAAGGCGAGGGCAATTTCGCCAAACAGGCCAAAGATTACGCCGACATAGCCAAGGAAGTAAAAAAGCTCACCGCGGACTTCAAAAAAGACAAACAGGAGGCCGAGGCGGCGCTCGCTAAAGCTAAAGATTCCTTCAAGGCCGTGGACGAGGCCCGCAAGAAAGATCTGGCGGCTGTAATGTCTAAAATGAAACTGCCGTCCATGGACACGCAGTCCATAGCGCGCATGCTGGCGGGGCCCATGCTAGCGGAAAAAACCGCGGCCGGCATGAAGTGGATAAGCCTGGCGCGCAAGTACATACCGTCCGATTCCAAAGGCGTGCAAAAGAACGAAGCCCGCCGCGGCCGCGTGGTGCATTTTCCCAAGGCCGAGAGCTACCCCAGTTTCCTGGTGCGCAGAATGTCCGTTTCCGGAGAGCTGGGTGCGGAAGACCCGCTTGAGTATAAAGGGGAAATAGACGGCCTGACTACGCAGCCCAAGGTTTACGGCAAGCCCATGACCGCCTTAATAAAAGGCGCTAAAGGCGCGCGCAGGCTGGACTTCAAATGCTCGGTGGACACGTCCGGTCAAGAGATCAAGACGGACTCCGCGCTGTTAATCTCCGGCATACCGGTAAAACAGCTGCAGTTCGGTTCCCCGTCGTCTTTTATGGTGGATATAACGGGCGCGAGCGGGGCTTTTGAAGGGACATTGAAAACCGAAGGGGAAAACCTGGACGGCAAGGCCTTCGTGCGGCTGACCGGCGCAACGTTTAAGCCCAAGGCGGACAATATTAAAGCGCCTCTAAGGTCCGCGGTGGAAGCTTCTTTCTCCGGGCTCTCCTCGGCCCTTATTGAGACCGCCATAGCGGGAACGGTAAAGTCCCCGAAGCTTTCAGTAAGCACGGATCTGGCCAATGCCCTCTCAAAAGCCTTCAGCGGCGCTATGGGCGCCGAAATAAAGAATGCCCGGGAGGAGGCGCAGAAAAAAATTGACGAGGCGTTAAAGCCTTATCGCGCCAAGCTGGACGGACTGGCTTCGGAGAAACAGGCCGAGCTGGGCGGCAAGCTAAAAGACGCGGAATCCAAGATTTCCGGCATGGGGGACGGGCTGCTGAAAAACCTTGTTCCGGGCAAAATGAAATTCCCGAAGTTTAAACTGTGA
- a CDS encoding TIGR03546 family protein: MNPIGLIRQFIQGLTSDTDPRQIGAGIAFGFLIGLMPKTTLTAQLLIVLLMATRVNIPMALLAALAVSLANPLIDRLSDPIGYALLTSSALRPMWTKLYNMPVIPWTGFNNTVVPGGLVLGAILLVPVYFAGKRFGVFYNEKFRERVMNSKTGKWLKASWLLEWYFKGGT, encoded by the coding sequence ATGAACCCAATAGGATTGATACGCCAATTCATACAGGGGCTTACCAGCGACACCGACCCGCGCCAGATAGGCGCCGGCATAGCCTTCGGTTTTCTTATAGGGCTTATGCCCAAAACCACGCTCACCGCTCAGCTGCTTATAGTGCTGCTGATGGCCACGCGCGTAAATATCCCTATGGCCCTGCTCGCCGCGCTGGCGGTAAGCCTGGCGAATCCGTTGATAGACAGGCTCAGCGATCCCATCGGTTACGCCCTGCTTACCAGTTCGGCCCTGCGGCCTATGTGGACAAAACTTTACAACATGCCGGTAATTCCGTGGACCGGCTTCAACAATACCGTGGTGCCGGGAGGGCTCGTGCTCGGGGCCATACTGCTGGTCCCGGTGTATTTTGCCGGGAAGCGTTTCGGGGTTTTCTATAACGAAAAATTCCGCGAGCGCGTGATGAATTCAAAAACAGGTAAATGGCTGAAAGCCTCGTGGCTCCTGGAATGGTACTTCAAAGGGGGAACTTAA
- the gcvT gene encoding glycine cleavage system aminomethyltransferase GcvT has translation MDITADKLKRTALNETCRKYGGKMVDFHGWELPIQFEGIIKEHNAVRNSAGIFDVSHMGQVFVSGPDSFRLLQRTNANDLRKAVPGKGVYSHLTNEHAGLVDDIIAFCLSINRYLVIVNATTSTKDYNWLKSQARKMNVTIENKSDVYSMVAVQGPNVPKMFETFAPEALELPRFGIVEKKLFGQDCFVSRTGYTGEDGFEITAPHAVISQIWEQMMELGKPFNIIPCGLGARDTLRLEAGYLLYGQDVDDDHNTYEANYGWVVCLDKGEFIGRAVLERQKREGVTRKLTGVALTEGGVPRNGCKVFKDGKEIGELASATYSPTLKRGIGVGYLSIPDLKNGEPLEVEIHGRRVKAEVTKTPFHKGTAFK, from the coding sequence ATGGATATCACCGCGGACAAGTTAAAAAGAACAGCTTTAAATGAAACATGCCGCAAATACGGCGGCAAGATGGTGGATTTCCACGGCTGGGAGCTTCCTATACAGTTTGAAGGTATAATTAAGGAACATAACGCGGTTAGAAATTCAGCGGGCATTTTTGATGTATCGCACATGGGCCAGGTTTTCGTCAGCGGCCCAGACAGCTTCAGGCTTTTGCAACGCACCAACGCCAACGACCTGCGCAAAGCCGTACCCGGCAAGGGAGTATATTCCCACCTTACCAACGAGCATGCCGGTTTAGTGGACGATATAATAGCTTTTTGCCTTTCTATTAACCGCTATCTGGTGATAGTTAACGCCACCACCTCCACAAAAGATTATAACTGGCTGAAATCACAGGCCAGAAAAATGAACGTGACCATTGAAAATAAAAGCGATGTTTATTCCATGGTGGCCGTACAGGGCCCGAATGTGCCGAAAATGTTTGAAACCTTCGCCCCCGAGGCCCTTGAACTGCCGCGCTTTGGTATCGTGGAAAAAAAGCTTTTCGGCCAGGATTGTTTTGTGAGCCGCACCGGCTACACCGGTGAGGACGGCTTTGAAATTACCGCTCCCCACGCGGTGATAAGCCAGATCTGGGAACAAATGATGGAGCTTGGCAAGCCGTTCAATATAATTCCCTGCGGCCTTGGCGCGCGCGACACTTTGCGTCTTGAAGCCGGTTATCTGCTTTACGGCCAGGATGTTGACGACGACCACAACACCTACGAAGCGAATTACGGCTGGGTGGTGTGCCTGGACAAGGGTGAATTTATAGGCCGCGCCGTGCTTGAACGACAGAAAAGAGAGGGCGTCACCCGCAAACTGACCGGCGTGGCTCTGACCGAGGGCGGCGTACCCAGGAACGGCTGCAAGGTTTTCAAGGACGGTAAGGAAATAGGCGAGTTGGCCAGCGCCACCTACTCCCCCACCCTCAAAAGAGGCATCGGCGTTGGCTACCTGAGCATCCCCGATCTGAAAAACGGCGAGCCGCTTGAAGTGGAAATTCACGGCCGGCGTGTTAAGGCCGAGGTTACGAAGACGCCTTTTCATAAAGGAACAGCGTTTAAGTAA
- the gcvH gene encoding glycine cleavage system protein GcvH, with the protein MPKPEEARYTKTHEWIALEGSEATVGVSDHAQHEMGDVVFVELPKMSQKLEKDKPCTVVESVKSAFDIYAPVSGEVSALNSAVTGEPAIINQSPLEKGWLFKMKISNPDDFKTLMDWTAYQEFIKQNVH; encoded by the coding sequence ATGCCCAAACCGGAAGAAGCCAGATACACAAAAACCCACGAATGGATAGCGCTTGAAGGCTCAGAAGCTACTGTTGGCGTTTCAGACCATGCCCAGCACGAAATGGGCGACGTGGTATTTGTGGAACTGCCTAAGATGAGCCAGAAACTTGAAAAAGATAAACCCTGCACAGTGGTGGAATCCGTGAAATCAGCTTTTGACATTTATGCCCCTGTATCCGGAGAAGTGTCCGCCCTTAACTCCGCGGTAACCGGCGAGCCGGCCATCATCAACCAGTCCCCCCTTGAAAAAGGCTGGCTGTTTAAAATGAAAATAAGCAACCCGGACGACTTCAAAACCCTGATGGACTGGACCGCTTACCAGGAATTCATAAAACAGAACGTGCATTAA
- the gcvPA gene encoding aminomethyl-transferring glycine dehydrogenase subunit GcvPA — protein MFIGNTKKDREEMLKIIGVNSFSDLVKQVPEKFLYPKFKLPADGMDEMQAAAAMRTLASKNKMLKSFVGAGAYARYIPAALKALLSRGEFLTAYTPYQAEASQGILQTIYEYQSSMAALYEMDYGNASMYDGASAFAEAVRAAVRITGRKKVLYSYGVNPQYIATLKTYFGGGEDYKFIQIPHKDGCLDLAGLEGLLDQETACVAAQSPNFFGLAEDFGKVSELAKAQGALFVAAADPVSLGLFRTPGAQGADFAVGEGQGLGLPLSYGGPYLGIFTCKKEYVRQMPGRISGLTKDKDGKRGFVLTLQAREQHIRRDKAASNICSNEALCALGATIYLALLGPEGLKELAQANYDAAHAAAERLCAIKGISLKFKGTFFNEFTLALPCDARKLRSRLIEKENIDPGLPLKDFYPELGDTLLVCATETTTEEDVSRLEKAVRESI, from the coding sequence ATGTTTATAGGCAACACCAAAAAAGACAGGGAGGAGATGCTTAAAATTATAGGAGTCAACTCCTTCAGCGATCTGGTAAAACAGGTGCCTGAAAAGTTCCTTTATCCCAAATTTAAATTGCCGGCTGACGGGATGGATGAAATGCAGGCCGCCGCCGCCATGAGGACTCTTGCGTCCAAAAACAAAATGCTTAAAAGTTTCGTGGGCGCCGGCGCTTATGCGCGCTACATACCGGCGGCCCTGAAGGCCCTGCTCTCGCGCGGAGAATTTCTTACCGCCTACACACCTTACCAGGCCGAGGCCAGCCAGGGGATACTGCAGACAATTTACGAATACCAAAGTTCCATGGCCGCGCTTTATGAGATGGATTACGGCAATGCCTCAATGTATGACGGAGCAAGCGCCTTCGCCGAGGCCGTGCGGGCGGCAGTCAGAATTACCGGCAGAAAGAAAGTGCTTTACTCTTACGGAGTGAATCCGCAGTACATAGCCACGCTAAAAACCTATTTCGGCGGCGGCGAAGATTACAAGTTCATACAGATCCCTCACAAGGACGGCTGCCTGGACCTTGCCGGGCTTGAGGGCCTGCTTGACCAGGAAACTGCCTGCGTAGCGGCACAGAGCCCCAACTTTTTCGGACTGGCTGAAGACTTCGGCAAAGTGTCGGAACTGGCCAAAGCTCAAGGCGCGCTTTTTGTGGCGGCGGCGGACCCCGTAAGCCTCGGGCTGTTCCGCACTCCGGGCGCGCAAGGGGCGGATTTCGCCGTGGGGGAGGGACAGGGCCTCGGGCTTCCTTTAAGCTACGGCGGGCCTTACCTCGGCATTTTCACCTGCAAAAAGGAATATGTGCGCCAGATGCCCGGCAGAATATCCGGCCTTACAAAAGACAAAGACGGGAAAAGAGGCTTCGTGCTGACACTGCAGGCGCGCGAACAGCATATCCGCCGCGATAAGGCCGCCTCCAACATCTGCTCCAACGAGGCTCTCTGCGCCCTTGGCGCCACTATTTACCTGGCGCTGCTCGGGCCGGAAGGGCTTAAAGAGCTGGCCCAGGCCAATTATGATGCCGCGCACGCCGCCGCCGAGCGGCTTTGCGCCATAAAAGGCATCAGCCTGAAATTTAAAGGGACATTTTTCAATGAATTCACGCTTGCGCTCCCCTGCGACGCAAGAAAGCTGCGCTCCCGGCTTATTGAGAAGGAAAACATAGACCCCGGTCTGCCGCTTAAAGATTTTTATCCCGAGCTCGGCGATACCCTGTTGGTATGCGCCACCGAAACAACAACAGAAGAGGATGTTTCGCGCCTTGAGAAAGCCGTAAGGGAAAGCATATGA
- the gcvPB gene encoding aminomethyl-transferring glycine dehydrogenase subunit GcvPB, producing MNDITKLDNRLSIEKSAPGRRALKFKGRIKHGAAPVPETLRRKTAPRLPELSEFDAVRHFTRLSKINFSVDSHFYPLGSCTMKYNPRVNEDIAALDGFAGLHPLASDETAQGTLECLYDLQNRLCELCGMDAITLQPAAGAHSEFTGLLVARAYFARKGQKDRVEIIVPDSAHGTNPATASMLGFSPVNINSGPDGRVDLEVLKRHLGAKTAVVMLTVPNTLGIFESNIETITKMAHEAGALVYMDGANFNALIGLVKPGELGVDIMHLNMHKTFSTPHGGGGPGAGAIAVKKYLDSYLPVPVIKKEGGRFLADFNRPLTVGRVKAFFGNTGVLLKAYAYMLMHSSRELGEIAENAIINANYAKALLKDCFPAHSKEHCMHECVLTPGPEMTKQGIKTLDIAKRLLDYGFHAPTVYFPLIVHEAIMIEPTETETRETIDEFASAMKKISAEAASDPQKVKDAPHTMPVKRLDEVQAARQPNLRW from the coding sequence ATGAACGACATAACGAAACTTGACAACAGGCTAAGCATAGAGAAGTCGGCGCCCGGCAGGCGAGCGCTTAAATTCAAAGGCCGCATTAAACACGGCGCCGCCCCCGTGCCGGAAACTTTAAGGCGCAAAACCGCGCCCAGGCTGCCGGAACTTTCAGAATTTGACGCCGTGCGCCATTTCACTCGGCTTTCAAAAATTAATTTTTCGGTGGACAGCCATTTTTATCCGCTCGGCTCCTGCACCATGAAGTATAACCCAAGGGTCAACGAGGACATAGCGGCCCTTGACGGTTTTGCCGGCCTGCACCCGCTGGCCTCCGACGAGACGGCGCAGGGAACTCTTGAGTGCCTCTACGATCTGCAAAACCGCCTTTGCGAACTTTGCGGCATGGATGCCATAACACTGCAGCCCGCGGCCGGAGCGCACAGCGAATTTACCGGCCTTTTGGTAGCCCGGGCTTATTTCGCGCGCAAAGGCCAAAAAGACAGGGTTGAAATAATCGTGCCGGATTCAGCCCACGGCACCAACCCGGCCACCGCTTCCATGCTCGGTTTTTCTCCCGTTAACATAAATTCAGGCCCCGACGGAAGGGTGGATCTGGAGGTTTTAAAACGGCATTTGGGCGCGAAAACTGCTGTGGTAATGCTCACTGTTCCCAACACCCTGGGCATTTTCGAGTCAAACATCGAGACCATAACCAAAATGGCCCATGAAGCCGGGGCGCTGGTTTACATGGACGGGGCTAACTTTAACGCACTCATCGGCCTGGTAAAACCGGGAGAGCTTGGCGTTGATATAATGCACCTGAACATGCATAAAACCTTCTCAACGCCTCACGGCGGCGGCGGCCCCGGGGCCGGAGCCATAGCGGTAAAAAAATATTTAGACTCCTATCTGCCCGTGCCGGTAATAAAAAAAGAAGGAGGACGCTTCCTGGCGGATTTCAACCGGCCGCTTACAGTGGGCAGGGTAAAAGCCTTCTTCGGCAATACCGGCGTGCTTTTAAAGGCCTACGCATATATGCTTATGCATTCTTCGCGGGAACTGGGTGAGATAGCTGAAAACGCCATCATCAACGCCAATTACGCCAAGGCCCTGCTGAAAGACTGTTTTCCCGCTCATTCCAAAGAACATTGTATGCACGAGTGCGTGCTTACCCCCGGGCCGGAAATGACGAAACAGGGGATAAAAACCCTTGACATCGCCAAGCGCCTGCTTGATTACGGTTTTCACGCGCCCACTGTGTATTTCCCGCTTATCGTGCACGAAGCTATAATGATCGAGCCCACCGAAACGGAAACCAGGGAAACTATAGACGAGTTTGCCTCGGCCATGAAGAAAATAAGCGCCGAAGCCGCGAGCGACCCGCAGAAAGTGAAAGACGCCCCCCACACCATGCCGGTAAAACGTCTTGATGAAGTGCAGGCCGCAAGACAGCCGAACCTGAGATGGTGA
- a CDS encoding Lrp/AsnC ligand binding domain-containing protein produces the protein MIAFVLCKLVAGLEQKAVQQIKSIRGVKDVYMTFGGWDAILVTESDTIDKLSGLIVREVRGIHGVQTTETLVTTNL, from the coding sequence ATGATCGCATTCGTTTTATGCAAACTGGTTGCCGGACTTGAACAGAAGGCCGTGCAGCAGATAAAAAGCATCCGCGGCGTAAAGGATGTTTACATGACCTTCGGCGGCTGGGACGCCATCCTGGTGACGGAATCGGACACTATAGACAAATTGAGCGGCTTAATTGTGCGTGAGGTGCGGGGCATCCACGGCGTGCAGACCACGGAAACTCTGGTAACGACCAACCTTTAA